In Brassica rapa cultivar Chiifu-401-42 chromosome A06, CAAS_Brap_v3.01, whole genome shotgun sequence, a single window of DNA contains:
- the LOC103827566 gene encoding plant UBX domain-containing protein 2: MDDVKDKLKGFMKKVNLSSSSGKFKGSGRVLGSSSSSAPVNPIQNRFNPPQSSNPTPRPTKPSHSPSAPLPEKPVTSGSEKKPDPDPVRAPPQDGFDPYGAFITSSNRSQNGYSLNMFECPICGNPFKTEEEVSVHVEETCLGETTTTTNGDEPASEVEKLVVVYLSGKPTESSVDVLLRLLKNIVKEPENGKFRKIRMSNAKIKEAIGDVAGGVELLELVGFELKEENDEVWAVMDVPGGDQTQLINEVVGMLEKRNDEVLPVEPVAAAPKKIDREIRVFFSVAENVASRIEVPDSFYSLSADEIKREADLRRKKIAESQLLIPRSYKEKQAKAARKRYKRSMIRVQFPDGVVLQGVFAPWEPTFALYEFVSSALKEPSLQFELLDPVLVKRRVIPHTPAPGQKPRTLEDEELVPSALIKFRPIETSSLVYTGLCNELLEISEPLT; the protein is encoded by the exons atggatgacGTTAAAGATAAGCTTAAAGGATTCATGAAGAAAGTCAatctctcttcctcctccggCAAATTCAAAGGCTCTGGTCGAGTTCTCggatcttcttcctcctctgcaCCCGTTAACCCGATTCAAAACCGGTTTAACCCTCCCCAATCTTCGAATCCGACTCCTAGACCCACCAAACCTTCTCATTCTCCATCAGCTCCGTTACCTGAGAAACCCGTAACTTCCGGGTCAGAGAAAAAACCGGATCCTGATCCGGTTCGTGCTCCTCCACAAGACGGGTTCGACCCATACGGCGCGTTCATCACGTCTTCCAACAGATCTCAAAACGGATACTCTCTGAACATGTTCGAGTGTCCGATCTGCGGCAACCCTTTCAAAACAGAGGAAGAAGTCTCCGTCCACGTGGAGGAGACCTGTCTCGGTGAAACCACAACCACCACCAACGGAGACGAGCCTGCATCCGAGGTGGAGAAGCTTGTGGTTGTGTATCTCTCAGGGAAACCGACGGAGAGCTCGGTTGATGTTTTGCTAAGGTTGCTTAAGAACATAGTGAAGGAGCCTGAGAACGGTAAGTTTAGGAAGATTAGGATGAGCAATGCTAAGATTAAGGAAGCTATTGGTGATGTTGCGGGAGGCGTTGAGCTTCTTGAGCTCGTTGGGTTTGAGTTGAAAGAGGAGAACGACGAGGTTTGGGCCGTTATGGATGTTCCCGGAGGAGACCAAACTCAACTGATTAACGAAGTTGTCGGAATGTTGGAAAAAAGAAATGATGAGGTTCTTCCGGTGGAGCCAGTTGCTGCTGCTCCAAAGAAGATCGATAGAGAG ATTCGTGTCTTCTTCTCGGTTGCGGAGAACGTAGCGTCGAGAATAGAGGTGCCTGACTCGTTCTATAGCCTCTCTGCGGATGAGATCAAAAGAGAAGCGGATCTGAGGAGGAAAAAGATTGCGGAGTCGCAGCTTTTGATCCCGAGATCGTACAAGGAGAAGCAAGCGAAAGCAGCTAGAAAGAGGTACAAAAGGAGTATGATAAGAGTTCAGTTTCCTGATGGAGTTGTGCTTCAAGGTGTCTTTGCTCCTTGGGAACCTACCTTTGCTCTCTATGAG tTTGTGAGTTCTGCTTTGAAAGAGCCAAGTTTGCAGTTCGAGCTTTTGGATCCTGTCCTGGTTAAACGGCGTGTGATTCCGCATACTCCAGCCCCGGGACAGAAGCCAAGAACCTTGGAGGATGAAGAGCTTGTTCCCTCGGCGCTAATCAAGTTTAGACCCATTGAGACTTCCTCTCTCGTCTACACCGGTCTATGCAATGAACTCCTGGAGATCAGTGAGCCACTCACATGA
- the LOC103827567 gene encoding F-box protein SKIP28 isoform X4 — translation MLMIVLPYLHSLFEFISLSGVSPVLRNSSRDQTVLWTKVVVELPLSSCITDDNLWFTLKSSGKLNLIRRVVDANPLIKKLIVTGCTELVPEGIIACVETLMKNNHKLETLHINGVPGFTKDHLSSLSTYLPQEGAIDLEVCPKCDQVRMIPPCSRESCKREGRNERECRGCWYCVPRCMECAVCLGPDTDQIEEVACGGDVVCLPCCQALPKCRFCNKPYCTCRSQQPEAR, via the exons ATGCTAATGATTGTTCTTCCCTACCTTCATTCATTGTTTGAATTTATCTCTTTGTCCGGTGTTTCTCCTGTGCTAAGAAACTCCAGTAGAGACCAAACCGTTTTATGGACCAAGGTGGTTGTTGAACTACCATTGAGTTCTTGTATAACCGACGATAATCTATGGTTCACTTTGAAATCCTCAGGAAAGTTGAATTTGATTCGCCGTGTGGTTGACGCAAACCCTTTGATCAAGAAG tTAATTGTGACGGGATGCACGGAGTTAGTTCCAGAAGGAATCATTGCATGTGTTGAAACCTTGATGAAGAACAATCATAAGTTGGAGACACTTCACATCAATGGCGTCCCTGGCTTCACTAAAGACCATCTCTCATCACTTTCGACGTACCTTCCTCAAGAGGGAGCAATCGACCTCGAGGTGTGTCCCAAATGCGACCAAGTCAGGATGATTCCTCCTTGCTCAAGAGAATCTTGT AAACGTGAGGGAAGGAATGAAAGGGAGTGCAGGGGATGCTGGTATTGTGTCCCTAGATGCATGGAGTGTGCAGTCTGTCTCGGACCAGACACTGATCAGATTGAAGAAGTAGCGTGTGGGGGAGACGTTGTGTGTCTTCCTTGTTGCCAAGCGCTTCCAAAGTGCAGGTTCTGCAACAAACCATATTGCACATGCAGGTCACAGCAGCCTGAGGCAAGATAA